A stretch of the Planctomicrobium piriforme genome encodes the following:
- a CDS encoding CheR family methyltransferase — protein sequence MPHSSSNPPHASVQSTQIVQTDLRRLFEDETGMDFSGARQARLMHAIDRVLARRRPQVSWEAFALLAPERPRLLEEVTAELTVGESFFMRNEGHMQALSNRVLPALIEENADKQTLRMWSCGCAAGEEPYSLAILVDQLLEGDPAWNVSILGTDLNPAFLQKASTGLYRPWSFRQTTICQDARYFIPEKQAFRVQPRIQRSVRFNYLNLVKDVYPSPLNGTLGLDLILFRNVAIYFKPEVTAEILARLRMALRPGGWLLLGETEVSNAATDGFEVHRLPQATFFRKPMDAAVEVSPIGAPLRVRVAGAPGRSGSSDLPEWYHTPEWCELPFAAQSEPETATKPAVPVQSNVPLPAVNGSLQKVRELLSVADLQGAQRALGDCLRREPLLIEAHLLQAGLAEDQGHLDIAEQAYRRALYLDRNHALTHFHLAMIQQKQGQQAESDRSLGIAMKLMDGRDPAELVEYGDGVCYGRLRELALLLQGASA from the coding sequence ATGCCACATTCATCATCCAATCCCCCGCACGCATCAGTTCAGTCCACGCAGATCGTGCAGACCGATCTGCGGCGGCTGTTCGAGGACGAAACCGGCATGGACTTCTCAGGGGCGCGGCAGGCGCGGTTGATGCATGCCATTGACCGCGTTCTCGCGAGACGGCGTCCTCAGGTGAGCTGGGAGGCGTTTGCCTTGCTGGCGCCTGAACGCCCCAGGTTACTGGAAGAAGTAACGGCAGAACTCACAGTCGGCGAGTCCTTCTTTATGCGGAATGAAGGGCACATGCAGGCCCTGAGCAACCGCGTGCTGCCGGCCCTGATTGAGGAGAATGCCGACAAGCAGACGTTGCGGATGTGGAGCTGCGGTTGCGCCGCGGGGGAAGAGCCGTATTCGCTGGCGATTCTGGTGGATCAGTTGCTGGAGGGAGACCCCGCCTGGAACGTGTCGATTTTGGGGACGGACCTCAATCCGGCGTTTCTGCAGAAAGCCAGTACTGGTCTCTATCGTCCCTGGTCTTTTCGCCAGACAACAATCTGCCAGGACGCTCGCTATTTCATCCCGGAGAAACAGGCGTTTCGAGTGCAGCCGCGAATTCAACGCAGCGTGCGGTTCAATTACCTGAATCTGGTGAAGGACGTTTACCCTTCGCCGCTGAACGGCACATTGGGACTGGATCTCATTCTGTTTCGCAATGTGGCGATCTATTTCAAACCGGAGGTGACGGCCGAGATTCTGGCACGATTGCGGATGGCATTGCGGCCCGGCGGCTGGCTGCTGCTGGGGGAGACGGAAGTCAGCAATGCCGCGACGGACGGTTTTGAAGTGCATCGCCTTCCTCAAGCGACATTCTTCCGGAAGCCGATGGATGCTGCAGTTGAAGTGTCGCCGATCGGAGCGCCGTTGCGGGTGCGAGTCGCAGGCGCTCCAGGCCGGTCCGGCAGTTCTGACCTCCCAGAGTGGTATCACACGCCGGAGTGGTGTGAATTGCCGTTTGCCGCCCAGTCCGAGCCAGAAACGGCGACGAAGCCTGCGGTTCCAGTTCAGAGCAACGTTCCGTTGCCAGCCGTGAATGGATCGCTGCAGAAAGTGCGAGAACTTCTGAGCGTGGCTGACTTGCAGGGCGCCCAGCGGGCACTCGGAGATTGCTTGCGCCGCGAGCCGCTGCTGATTGAGGCTCATCTGCTGCAGGCGGGATTGGCCGAAGATCAGGGGCATCTTGACATCGCTGAACAGGCCTATCGTCGCGCACTGTACCTCGACCGAAATCATGCGCTGACTCACTTCCATCTGGCAATGATTCAGCAGAAGCAGGGACAACAGGCCGAATCGGACCGGAGCCTGGGAATTGCCATGAAACTTATGGATGGCCGCGACCCTGCCGAACTCGTCGAATATGGCGACGGCGTCTGCTATGGTCGCCTGCGTGAACTGGCCTTACTGCTGCAGGGAGCCTCTGCTTGA
- a CDS encoding chemotaxis protein CheW has product MSPALLKPQNGAGTYLSVRIGSVLHAIPITAIAEILPALPIEPIVQCPPYVRGVVFVRGHLIPVLDGAARLQTPRVAATAEPNIVCLQVRNRLVGLEVDEALELVQFEAGTDFALSDLHATTQLVPAVVDYRGELLRVIDPEYLLSEQADAELLVH; this is encoded by the coding sequence ATGAGCCCAGCCTTACTGAAGCCGCAAAACGGGGCGGGAACCTATCTTTCCGTGCGCATCGGTTCCGTTTTGCACGCGATCCCGATCACAGCAATCGCCGAGATCCTGCCAGCGCTGCCGATTGAGCCAATTGTGCAGTGCCCGCCGTACGTTCGCGGCGTGGTGTTTGTCCGGGGACACCTGATTCCTGTTCTCGATGGCGCTGCCCGGTTGCAGACGCCTCGGGTTGCCGCGACTGCGGAACCGAATATTGTCTGTCTGCAAGTCCGCAACCGTCTGGTCGGGCTGGAAGTGGACGAAGCGCTGGAACTGGTGCAGTTTGAGGCCGGCACGGATTTCGCTTTATCAGACCTTCACGCGACAACTCAACTGGTGCCTGCCGTGGTGGATTACCGCGGAGAATTATTGAGAGTGATTGATCCCGAATACCTGCTTTCCGAACAGGCGGATGCCGAGTTGCTTGTGCATTGA